A window of Bufo gargarizans isolate SCDJY-AF-19 chromosome 9, ASM1485885v1, whole genome shotgun sequence contains these coding sequences:
- the LOC122919738 gene encoding olfactory receptor 1019-like, producing MNKTTVNFFVITGITHVPVLKELIFFLVLLIYLLTVAGNMTIFLLICLDRQLHSPMYFFLGNLSILDISCSTIATHKILSMFVTGNDIIYFPFCMAQLYLFSSFTSIELLLLTAMSYDRYVAICRPLYYSRIMNPQACLLLALACWLVGFIELIPYMDLLLRISCYRSNIINHFFCDMMPIIKMSCSDTSALELLIFTEGVFLLSVTPFLLTFISYMFIISSIMRIRYSTGRRKTFYTCSSHLTVVVLLYGTLFCQYLRPTTMDTLDSNKIFSLFNTVAVPVLNPIIYSLKNKTVKSALKQKVQLYFKIHKN from the coding sequence ATGAACAAGACCACAgtcaacttttttgttattacagGGATTACACATGTACCAGTGTTAAAAGAACTCATATTCTTCCTGGTTCTTCTCATTTATCTTCTCACTGTTGCTGGTAACATGACCATCTTTCTTCTAATTTGCCTAGATCGTCAGCTTCACAGTCCCATGTATTTCTTTCTGGGTAACCTCTCCATCCTTGACATATCTTGTTCCACTATTGCAACGCATAAAATTCTCTCCATGTTTGTAACAGGAAATGACATAATTTATTTCCCTTTTTGCATGGCCcagctttatttattttctagCTTCACATCTATCGAGCTATTATTATTGACAGCTATGAGCTATGATAGATATGTGGCCATATGCAGACCATTATATTACTCAAGGATCATGAACCCTCAAGCTTGCCTCTTGTTAGCTTTGGCATGCTGGTTGGTTGGTTTTATTGAACTTATACCCTACATGGATCTTCTGCTGAGGATATCTTGTTATAGATCAAACATAATCAACCACTTTTTCTGTGATATGATGCCCATTATTAAGATGTCTTGTAGTGACACCTCTGCCCTGGAACTCCTGATCTTCACAGAGGGTGTTTTTCTTTTGAGTGTCACACCATTTCTTCTTACTTTCATTTCCTATATGTTCATTATCTCATCAATCATGAGGATACGCTATAGCACAGGAAGGAGAAAAACATTCTACACTTGCTCCTCACACCTCACAGTGGTGGTCCTTCTCTATGGGACACTTTTCTGCCAGTATCTGAGACCGACAACAATGGACACATTAGACTCCAATAAAATCTTCTCACTTTTTAACACTGTTGCTGTCCCTGTTCTCAATCCCATTATCTACagcctaaaaaataaaactgtgaagTCTGCTCTAAAGCAAAAGGTACAATTATATTTTAAGATTCACAAGAACTAA